The genome window GTTCAAGAGCGACTGAATACTTTTATGCTTTGTCACAGCAGAGCAACTATATAAGAACAGATCGTATAAAGAAAGACATTCGCTGGAAATACGAAAATAAATACGGAAAACTTGATATAACCATTAATTTTTCAAAGCCCGAAAAAGATCCTAAGGAAATAGCCCTGGCTAAAAATACTCCGTCAGGCTCTTATCCAAAATGTCTTTTATGCAAAGAAAATGAAGGATATGCAGGGAGAATCAATCATCCGGGAAGACAAAACCACAGAATAATCCCTTTGGAGCTAAAAAATGAAAAATGGTTTTTACAGTATTCCCCTTATATTTACTATAACGAACATTGTATTGTTTTATCTGAAATACATCGTCCTATGAAAATAGACAGGGATTGCTTTGAACGTCTTCTTGAATTCACGGAATTATTTCCGCATTATTTCATAGGCTCTAATGCAGACCTTCCCATTGTGGGCGGTTCTATTCTTTCACATGATCATTTTCAGGGCGGGAACTATATCTTTCCTATGGCCGAAGCAGAATTAAAAGAAAAAATCTCTTTTAAAAATTTTCCTGATGTAGAAGCAGGTATTGTAAAATGGCCGTTATCTGTAATTCGTCTGAGAGGGAAGAAAAATGACCTGTTGAATCTTGCTGGTATTATACTTGAAAAATGGAGAAGTTATTCTGATGAAGCCAATGATATACTTTCTCACACAGATTCAGAAAGACACAATACTATTACACCAATCGCAAGGTATAAAAACAACAGTCTTGAGCTGGATCTTGTTCTTAGAAATAACAGAACAACAAAAGAACATCCTTTGGGGATATTTCATCCTCACAGCGAGTATCATAATATAAAAAAAGAAAATATAGGACTTATTGAAGTAATGGGACTTGCAGTTCTTCCAGGCAGACTAAGCGAAGAAATGAGTATTATAAAAAAAGACCTCTTCTGTGAAAATGCACTGGAACTAATCAGCAATAATCCGGAAACTGCGAAACACACAGAATGGTGTAAAAAATTTATTATGAATCAGGATATAAATCCTGAGAATATTGATAAAATAATCAATGATGCCATAGGAGAAACATTTTCACTGGTATTGGAAGACTGCGGAGTATTCAAAGATACAGCTGGAGGAAACAGGGGATTTCATAAATTTATAGATTTGTGTAATAATATCTGACGGTATTTAAGTAAGAAATATTCAATTGTGTGGAAATTATAAAAATCCGGAGAGATTAAGAGCCGGATTTTTTGTTATATAAGGACAAAATTAATAAAATACTAATTTTTCATTCTCACTAAACCCTTTCATAATTCAAATATTTAATAGTCTTATTTCCATCTATTTTTAAGTCATTTTGCCATTTCAAAGTTGTAATCACCAAGAAAATTAATTTGTTCCCATTCTAAATAGGTAAATATGCTTAATAAAATTCTTGTCTCCATTTTATTACGATGTCTATATCATAAGAGGAAAAAGTATAATATTTTACAATCTTATATTCATTTATATTTTTTGATAT of Sebaldella sp. S0638 contains these proteins:
- the galT gene encoding UDP-glucose--hexose-1-phosphate uridylyltransferase; translated protein: MNIFYEIEKLIYYGLKYSLIEEEDRILIRNEVLEVLKIDDFQELSDTELYTLKEELESVEYPSEILDNIINWCIQNNKMENTGVTFQDLLNSKIMGRIIPRSSVITDKFYELYKKNSSRATEYFYALSQQSNYIRTDRIKKDIRWKYENKYGKLDITINFSKPEKDPKEIALAKNTPSGSYPKCLLCKENEGYAGRINHPGRQNHRIIPLELKNEKWFLQYSPYIYYNEHCIVLSEIHRPMKIDRDCFERLLEFTELFPHYFIGSNADLPIVGGSILSHDHFQGGNYIFPMAEAELKEKISFKNFPDVEAGIVKWPLSVIRLRGKKNDLLNLAGIILEKWRSYSDEANDILSHTDSERHNTITPIARYKNNSLELDLVLRNNRTTKEHPLGIFHPHSEYHNIKKENIGLIEVMGLAVLPGRLSEEMSIIKKDLFCENALELISNNPETAKHTEWCKKFIMNQDINPENIDKIINDAIGETFSLVLEDCGVFKDTAGGNRGFHKFIDLCNNI